In one window of Thermoanaerobaculia bacterium DNA:
- a CDS encoding YbaB/EbfC family nucleoid-associated protein, with translation MNIQKLMKQAQQMQEKMQRELAELVVEATAGGGMVTVQMSGHKHLLAVKIDPEVMDPADPSMLQDLVLAAVNEATRKVDEAMQSKLGAFSGGLPGMM, from the coding sequence ATGAACATCCAGAAGCTCATGAAGCAGGCGCAACAGATGCAGGAGAAGATGCAGCGCGAGCTCGCCGAGCTCGTCGTCGAGGCGACCGCCGGCGGCGGCATGGTGACCGTCCAGATGAGTGGCCACAAACACCTGCTGGCGGTGAAGATCGACCCCGAGGTCATGGACCCCGCCGACCCGTCGATGCTGCAGGACCTGGTGCTCGCGGCGGTGAACGAGGCGACACGCAAGGTGGACGAGGCGATGCAATCGAAGCTCGGCGCCTTCTCCGGCGGCCTGCCGGGGATGATGTAG
- the recR gene encoding recombination protein RecR: MPDPLQTLISELARLPGIGPKTATRLAHHLLRVPLEQARRLADAVIEVKEKLFHCSLCNAITAEEPCRICSDPTRDRTRICVVEEPFNIQPLERTSEFHGLYHVLLGSLSPQRGIGPSELRIDGLLARLDGPPRIAEVIVATNPNVEGEATALYLARLLKARVERVSRLAFGMPVGGDIEYTDEVTLGRSLAGRRDI, translated from the coding sequence ATGCCCGATCCCCTTCAGACGCTGATCTCGGAGCTCGCCCGGTTGCCCGGGATCGGACCGAAGACCGCCACGCGCCTGGCGCACCATCTCCTGCGCGTGCCGCTCGAGCAGGCGCGCCGGCTCGCCGACGCGGTGATCGAGGTCAAGGAGAAGCTCTTCCACTGCTCGCTCTGCAACGCCATCACCGCCGAGGAGCCTTGCCGCATCTGCAGCGATCCGACCCGCGACCGCACGCGCATCTGCGTGGTCGAGGAGCCGTTCAACATTCAGCCGCTCGAACGCACGAGCGAATTCCACGGTCTCTACCACGTGCTCCTGGGCAGCCTCTCGCCCCAGCGCGGAATCGGTCCGTCGGAGCTGCGCATCGACGGACTCCTCGCCCGGCTGGATGGCCCGCCCCGGATCGCCGAGGTGATCGTGGCGACCAACCCCAATGTCGAAGGCGAGGCCACGGCGCTCTACCTCGCGCGCCTCCTCAAAGCGCGGGTGGAACGGGTCTCGCGTCTCGCTTTCGGGATGCCGGTCGGCGGGGACATCGAGTACACCGACGAAGTCACCCTCGGCCG